In Parasteatoda tepidariorum isolate YZ-2023 chromosome 2, CAS_Ptep_4.0, whole genome shotgun sequence, one DNA window encodes the following:
- the LOC107457448 gene encoding CCR4-NOT transcription complex subunit 3 isoform X1, with translation MADRRKLQGEIDRCLKKVAEGVETFEDIWQKVVVHSAANTNQKEKYEADLKKEIKKLQRLRDQIKTWLTSSDIKDKRSLQDARKTIETQMERFKVVERETKTKAYSKEGLGAAQKLDPAQRERDEITAWLNACIESLNIQVDKFEADIEAINVTLKKKKNDKEKHDQVEEVRARLAKHKFHVNQLETLLRMLDNGTVEVDQIKKIKEDVEYYRDFSQDPDFQENEFLYDDLNLEDMEDYLAKQQAENDILSQQLANDLKSSSVDEESSAILSNTPTSIGSDSPSHSPSLDNHSTDISKASDSSTSAANAVPKPPSPVKSINKNSSVSENSGPGYSSVNVHNNQPVINSQTSSTPYSIAAAGLPNNHRKLSTERENAWSSSNSMEEELNNNVNIKSHCPNSSEALHNNTNHLSKSSVPMSNSWTDSNIRHRFRENEPSSDVQCDSSDQLTFNNSDSQLHSGTDANKNATISLNCQSDSSSESCFNPSIPSNISSTSVILDDAQSTIKNHSERPVLNSATNSHIHNLQFSALQSKGSQLTHNILGNNASEIFIDTTLPSSSKVTPSTNTVEIDLSQIFGEVHNHYTMEEVQILQALDGSAKRLPLLMDSQRLRYHGPGGPASTPEYYPTSVANCNSMEFFQRLSAETLFFIFYFLQGTKAQYFAAKALKQQSWRFHTMFMMWFQRHEEPKTITDEYEQGTYIYFDYEKWSQRKKEGFTFEYKYLEDRDLK, from the exons gTGAAATCGATCGCTGTCTGAAGAAAGTTGCTGAAGGTGTAGAAACGTTTGAAGATATCTGGCAGAAAGTTgtt gTACACAGTGCAGCAAATACtaatcaaaaagaaaagtatgaagctgatcttaaaaaagaaattaaaaaactgcag aggcTACGAGACCAAATCAAGACTTGGCTGACATCTAGTGACATAAAAGATAAGAGATCGTTGCAAGATGCTAGGAAAACTATTGAAACT CAAATGGAAAGATTCAAAGTTGTAGAAAGAGAAACAAAGACAAAAGCTTATTCTAAAGAAGGTTTAGGTGCCGCGCAAAAGTTAGATCCAGCTCAAAGAGAAAGAGATGAAATAACAGCTTGGCTAAAT gCTTGCATTGAAAGTTTAAACATTCAAGTTGATAAATTTGAAGCCGATATTGAAGCTATAAATGTTAccttgaagaagaaaaagaatgataaaGAG aAACATGATCAAGTTGAAGAAGTAAGAGCCAGGCTTGCTAAACATAAATTCCATGTTAATCAATTGGAAACACTATTAAGAATGCTCGATAATGGAACTGTAGAAgttgatcaaataaaaaaaatcaaagaagatGTTGAATATTACCGGGATTTCTCACAGGATCcagattttcaagaaaacgaatttttgtatgatgatttaaatttagaagacATGGAGGATTATTTGGCAAAACAGCAGGCAGAAAATGATATTCTAA gTCAACAATTAGCAAATGATTTGAAAAGCTCTTCTGTGGATGAAGAAAGTTCTGCAATTCTTTCAAACACTCCAACATCAATTGGTTCTGACTCTCCCAGTCACAGCCCAAGTTTAGATAACCATTCCACTGAT atctctAAAGCTTCAGATTCAAGCACCTCTGCAGCAAATGCTGTTCCAAAGCCACCTTCTCCTGTAAAATCCatcaa taaaaatagcTCTGTGTCAGAAAATAGTGGTCCAGGATATTCTAGTGTCAATGTGCATAATAACCAACCTGTGATAAATTCCCAAACATCTTCCACACCGTATTCCATTGCTGCCGCTGGGTTGCCAAACAATCATAGGAAAT tgtccACTGAACGTGAAAATGCATGGTCATCTTCGAATTCCATGGAAGAGGAGCTCAATAACAATGTAAATATCAAGTCTCATTGTCCAAATTCATCTGAAGCACTTCATAACAACACTAACCATCTTTCGAAATCATCTGTGCCTATGAGCAATTCTTGGACAGATTCTAACATTAGGCATCGTTTTCGTGAAAATGAACCATCATCAGATGTGCAATGTGATTCTAGTGATCaacttacttttaataatagtgATAGCCAACTACATTCTGGGACTGatgccaataaaaatgcaactaTATCTCTAAACTGCCAAAGTGACTCTTCTTCCGAATCTTGTTTCAATCCGTCTATTCCTTCAAATATCTCTTCGACGTCtgtg attttagatGATGCACAATCCACCATAAAAAATCATTCGGAGCGACCTGTCTTAAACAGTGCGACGAACAGCCATATCCATAATTTACAGTTTTCAGCATTACAAAGCAAAG ggtCTCAATTAACGCACAATATTCTTGGAAATAATGCTTCAGAAATCTTTATTGACACCACACTGCCATCCTCATCTAAAGTAACACCTTCAACAAACACTGTGGAAATAGATCTTTCCCAGATATTTGGTGAAGTTCATAATCATTACACAATGGAGGAAGTTCAGATTCTGCAAGCACTTGATGGTTCAGCCAAACGTTTACCACTTTTAATGGATTCACAAAGACTGAG GTATCATGGTCCAGGTGGTCCTGCATCAACTCCAGAATACTATCCAACAAGTGTGGCAAATTGTAATTCCATGGAATTTTTTCAACGTTTGTCTGCTGAGACTCTCTTTTTTATCTTCTACTTTTTGCAA GGTACAAAAGCTCAATATTTTGCGGCAAAAGCATTAAAACAGCAATCTTGGAGGTTTCACACAATGTTTATGATGTGGTTTCAAAGACATGAAGAACCAAAAACTATCACAGATGAATATGAACAG ggcacttatatttattttgattatgaaaaGTGGTCTCAGAGAAAGAAGGAGGGTTTTACTTTTGAATATAAGTATCTTGAAGACAGAGATTTAAAATAA
- the LOC107457448 gene encoding CCR4-NOT transcription complex subunit 3 isoform X2, whose product MADRRKLQGEIDRCLKKVAEGVETFEDIWQKVHSAANTNQKEKYEADLKKEIKKLQRLRDQIKTWLTSSDIKDKRSLQDARKTIETQMERFKVVERETKTKAYSKEGLGAAQKLDPAQRERDEITAWLNACIESLNIQVDKFEADIEAINVTLKKKKNDKEKHDQVEEVRARLAKHKFHVNQLETLLRMLDNGTVEVDQIKKIKEDVEYYRDFSQDPDFQENEFLYDDLNLEDMEDYLAKQQAENDILSQQLANDLKSSSVDEESSAILSNTPTSIGSDSPSHSPSLDNHSTDISKASDSSTSAANAVPKPPSPVKSINKNSSVSENSGPGYSSVNVHNNQPVINSQTSSTPYSIAAAGLPNNHRKLSTERENAWSSSNSMEEELNNNVNIKSHCPNSSEALHNNTNHLSKSSVPMSNSWTDSNIRHRFRENEPSSDVQCDSSDQLTFNNSDSQLHSGTDANKNATISLNCQSDSSSESCFNPSIPSNISSTSVILDDAQSTIKNHSERPVLNSATNSHIHNLQFSALQSKGSQLTHNILGNNASEIFIDTTLPSSSKVTPSTNTVEIDLSQIFGEVHNHYTMEEVQILQALDGSAKRLPLLMDSQRLRYHGPGGPASTPEYYPTSVANCNSMEFFQRLSAETLFFIFYFLQGTKAQYFAAKALKQQSWRFHTMFMMWFQRHEEPKTITDEYEQGTYIYFDYEKWSQRKKEGFTFEYKYLEDRDLK is encoded by the exons gTGAAATCGATCGCTGTCTGAAGAAAGTTGCTGAAGGTGTAGAAACGTTTGAAGATATCTGGCAGAAA gTACACAGTGCAGCAAATACtaatcaaaaagaaaagtatgaagctgatcttaaaaaagaaattaaaaaactgcag aggcTACGAGACCAAATCAAGACTTGGCTGACATCTAGTGACATAAAAGATAAGAGATCGTTGCAAGATGCTAGGAAAACTATTGAAACT CAAATGGAAAGATTCAAAGTTGTAGAAAGAGAAACAAAGACAAAAGCTTATTCTAAAGAAGGTTTAGGTGCCGCGCAAAAGTTAGATCCAGCTCAAAGAGAAAGAGATGAAATAACAGCTTGGCTAAAT gCTTGCATTGAAAGTTTAAACATTCAAGTTGATAAATTTGAAGCCGATATTGAAGCTATAAATGTTAccttgaagaagaaaaagaatgataaaGAG aAACATGATCAAGTTGAAGAAGTAAGAGCCAGGCTTGCTAAACATAAATTCCATGTTAATCAATTGGAAACACTATTAAGAATGCTCGATAATGGAACTGTAGAAgttgatcaaataaaaaaaatcaaagaagatGTTGAATATTACCGGGATTTCTCACAGGATCcagattttcaagaaaacgaatttttgtatgatgatttaaatttagaagacATGGAGGATTATTTGGCAAAACAGCAGGCAGAAAATGATATTCTAA gTCAACAATTAGCAAATGATTTGAAAAGCTCTTCTGTGGATGAAGAAAGTTCTGCAATTCTTTCAAACACTCCAACATCAATTGGTTCTGACTCTCCCAGTCACAGCCCAAGTTTAGATAACCATTCCACTGAT atctctAAAGCTTCAGATTCAAGCACCTCTGCAGCAAATGCTGTTCCAAAGCCACCTTCTCCTGTAAAATCCatcaa taaaaatagcTCTGTGTCAGAAAATAGTGGTCCAGGATATTCTAGTGTCAATGTGCATAATAACCAACCTGTGATAAATTCCCAAACATCTTCCACACCGTATTCCATTGCTGCCGCTGGGTTGCCAAACAATCATAGGAAAT tgtccACTGAACGTGAAAATGCATGGTCATCTTCGAATTCCATGGAAGAGGAGCTCAATAACAATGTAAATATCAAGTCTCATTGTCCAAATTCATCTGAAGCACTTCATAACAACACTAACCATCTTTCGAAATCATCTGTGCCTATGAGCAATTCTTGGACAGATTCTAACATTAGGCATCGTTTTCGTGAAAATGAACCATCATCAGATGTGCAATGTGATTCTAGTGATCaacttacttttaataatagtgATAGCCAACTACATTCTGGGACTGatgccaataaaaatgcaactaTATCTCTAAACTGCCAAAGTGACTCTTCTTCCGAATCTTGTTTCAATCCGTCTATTCCTTCAAATATCTCTTCGACGTCtgtg attttagatGATGCACAATCCACCATAAAAAATCATTCGGAGCGACCTGTCTTAAACAGTGCGACGAACAGCCATATCCATAATTTACAGTTTTCAGCATTACAAAGCAAAG ggtCTCAATTAACGCACAATATTCTTGGAAATAATGCTTCAGAAATCTTTATTGACACCACACTGCCATCCTCATCTAAAGTAACACCTTCAACAAACACTGTGGAAATAGATCTTTCCCAGATATTTGGTGAAGTTCATAATCATTACACAATGGAGGAAGTTCAGATTCTGCAAGCACTTGATGGTTCAGCCAAACGTTTACCACTTTTAATGGATTCACAAAGACTGAG GTATCATGGTCCAGGTGGTCCTGCATCAACTCCAGAATACTATCCAACAAGTGTGGCAAATTGTAATTCCATGGAATTTTTTCAACGTTTGTCTGCTGAGACTCTCTTTTTTATCTTCTACTTTTTGCAA GGTACAAAAGCTCAATATTTTGCGGCAAAAGCATTAAAACAGCAATCTTGGAGGTTTCACACAATGTTTATGATGTGGTTTCAAAGACATGAAGAACCAAAAACTATCACAGATGAATATGAACAG ggcacttatatttattttgattatgaaaaGTGGTCTCAGAGAAAGAAGGAGGGTTTTACTTTTGAATATAAGTATCTTGAAGACAGAGATTTAAAATAA